The nucleotide sequence TAGTTTGCTTCGATATTTTTCTTTAATATCTTTAAAGTTTGCTTTGTTCTGTGCCTTAGCCAAGTTAGATTCCGCTTTATCGTACTCACCCAGCATATAGAAAGATCGAGACAGGCCAAAATAGAACTCGTGCTCTTCAGGCTCTATGCGTTTTGCTTTATTGTAATGCTTAATGGACTGCTTATAATTACCATTAAAGTAGGCTTCTTCACCTAGCAAAGCATGGTAGTACGGATTTCGAACGCGATGACTATACAGAAATTTCTTAATGCTATCCGATTCTTCAATTCTTCCTTGACTCTTGACTAAAATTTCCAAGTTGCTCCATGCATTAAAGTTATTATGATTGTAATTTACTGCCGACAGATAGGCTTGCTCTGCAACTTTATCTAGACCGACTGATTTATATAAATAACCTAAGTTACTCCAAGCGGCAGAATACTCATCATCTTTGAGTAAAGACGCCTTGAAGTATGCGTAGGCTTCGTCATATTGACCATTTGCAAGAGCTTGAGCACCTATATTGTTGTAAAACATAGCGACGACCCTGTCTCTGGCGATTATTTTTTTACGAAAATGTTTTTTGGTAGTATATGGGTCGAAATCGATAATTGTTTCTTTCTGGCCAACAAGTACTCTATATGGTGTCTTACTATCTCCTATAACCTTGAGATTAACATGGCGAGTTAACATATTATAACCGCCCTCTCTTACCCAATACTCTGGAATTAATATCTCTTGAAATCTTACTTGTAAATTCGCTTCTCGGGCTAATGCATATGCTAGAATTGTTAACGATAAACAATTGGCTTCATATTGTTTAAAAGCCTGCGAAGCAGTCAAGTTCGCACCATAACGGTACTGAAGATTATAGGTTGTGCGACTAAATAATTTGTTAAGAAGTAGTGTCGCTCGAATATTAGGATCTTCCTCAACTATTAAACTGTTAGTTACGAAATCTTTCATACTTTCGTCAAGAGCAAAGATTTCTTCTTCTGTGGGTACGTCGAATGTTTGATATTGAGCGAACGCGTTATCTATATATAACAGTTCATTATCTGTTTTTACTGTTTGTTCAGGAGTCGAAGAACAACCTGAGATAGCAGTAAACATAACGACACTCAACATCAAATAAATCTTCATAACCCAACCTCAAATATATTAACGTCTTCATTTAATATAATCCTTATTGTAGAAAAAGTAACCTTAAAGCGCTCTATATACATACATATTTACAATTTTTTTAATCTACAAGGAAGTATTGAATATCGAAAATGCAGGAGCAATTTTCGATACACTTCAAGGATGAAGTTATGTGGTTTTCACATGGATGTGGTAAAAACCTGGAGATATCGAACCGCTAAAAAGCAAAAACCCAGCCGAGGCTGGGTTTTCTATATATGGCGGTGAGATAGAGATTTGAACTCTAGAAGGGCTACAAACCCTTGCCGGTTTTCAAGACCGGTGCTTTCGACCACTCAGCCATCTCACCAATGACGCGAATATTAAAGATTGCTGAGCCAGTTGTAAAGGGCTAATTCTAAAAATTCTTAATTAATTTGTTAAATAATGTTTGTTTGTTGAAAAAAACAACAATCTAAGCTGTATCAGTGCAAATTTATCTATATTTAAAAAAATAAATGAGTTGTTTATGATTCACTTATCTATAACAGACAATCTATTCGACCAAAACCGTCGGTGTTCTATTAGGTAGTCTCGCTAATATTTCATAACCGGAAGTATTTGAACACTTAGCAACTTCATTAACAGACAATCCTTCACCCCATAAAATTACAGTGGCACCCACCGATACGTTACTAATATCGGTTACATCGATTGTAATCATATCCATTGAAACCTTGCCTGCCAGTGGTGCTATCACTCCATTTACCAACGTCGGCGTACCAGATTTAGCACTTTGCGGGTAGCCATCACCATAACCTATGGCAACAGTAGCTATTTTTGATTGTCTTTCTGCAGTCCAAACTTTGTTATAACCAACCGATTCACCTTTTTCTATGGAGCGAATTGAAATGATTTCCGACTGCATTGTCATCGCTGGTTTTAATTTATCTGCGTAATTACTTTCTGACAAAAGTGGTGAATTACCGTACAGCATAAACCCTGGTCGATTCCATTCTAAGCGACTGTCTGGCCAAGCCATGATTGCTGCTGAATTAGCGACGGAACATTGTATTTTTGCATCGCTATTTAAGTGATTAATTAATGAACTTTGTACCTGCTTAAACTTCTGTATTTGAATCTTTGTATCTTGATAATCTTGTTCGTCGGCCGATGAAAAGTGAGTTGCTAAAACAATACCTTCGTTTACATTGTTACTATTATTCAGCTCAGCATAAACTTTTATGGCTTCTTCATTCATTAAACCAAGACGGTGCATGCCCGTATCGACCTTAAGCCAAACATTAATCGCTTTTGAGATCCTAGATTCGACTAACCATTTCGATTGTAGTTGGTTACTTATCATGATCCAGAAGTCATTGTCTGCAGCAACAGCAATTTCGTCTTTGCTAAACACACCTTCTAGCAAAAGTATTGGCTTATCAACACCAGCGTTTCTAATTTCAAGTGCTTCTTCGATGCAGGAAACACCAAAAGCATTGACTAGAGGATTTAAAATATTGGCAACAACAATGGAACCGTGACCATAAGCATTTGCCTTTACAATTGCTAAGTTTTTAGAATGCGGTGCAAACTGTTGCACCACATTAAAGTTATGGATGATTGCGCTTTTACTGATCAGCGCTTTTGTTGGACGAGCCATTAGTAATTATATTTTCCTAAACTATATAGTGATTGCGCTGCAAGCCACACATCCCCTATTTCACCGCTTCCTACAGGTTTGCCATCTAATATGGTTACAGGAGCAATTTCCTTGCTAGAACTTGTTAACCAAATTTCATCAGCGCTTTCAACTTCTTTACGAGTTACTATTCGTTCTTCGACTGTTAAACTTCCATCTTTGGCTAAAATATCAAGTAAAATTAGCCGCGTAATACCAGGTAAAATTTGATGATCTAGTGGCGGTGTAGCGATAATACCATCTTTCACGATATATGCATTACAACTGCTGGCTTCAGTTAATTCATCGTTATCATTAAATAATATCGTTTCATTACAACCTGCACTGTGACCTTGTTGAAAGTGCATTACATTGCCTAAAAGAGCTGTTGATTTAATGTGACAGCGTTTCCAACGCAAATCCGTATTTGAGTTTACGCTGTATTTCTTTGCTTTAGTTTTATCTGCTACTGCTGCTTGCGGTATCTCAAAGGTGAAAGCATAGACTGTCGGTGTCACATTTTCTGGATACGCATGATATCGTTTACTGTCAGTACCACGACTAACATGTAAGTATATTCCCAAATTTCCAGCGCCATTTTTTTCAATAAGCTGTTCTACCACATCTCGCCACTGTTGTGTGCTCCAGTTAAGCTTTATATCTATTAAGCTTAGGCCTTCTTGCATTCTAGCAACGTGAGGGCCAAAACCGACAAGTTTACCATCATAAGAAGGTACAACTTCGTATATGCCATCGCCAAATAAAAAACCTCTATCCATAGGTGATATTTTTGCTTCTTCCATCGGCATAAATTCATTATTTAAAAATACTATCGACATTTTAGGTCTCTTTATTTACTTATTAATCTTGCATTCGTTAAGCAAAGCCAGTTAACTTGCGTAACGTTTCAATTATCTCTCTACCGGCAGAAGCTGGTAGGCTATCTTCGGTAAGTTCGTTTAGTCTTGTTACTCCGTCGACACTGCCACGCTTGGAGATAAATTTTAATAAAGCCAATGAATCAACATCGGCTAATAAATCTTTATTCGACCACTTTCCAAGAAAGGCAATGATGCCATAGGCTGCCCAATTTGACACGTCGGCAATCAATAGTTCGTCACAACTTGTTTGCGATGGCGTAATATCTAGTTGCTTGATCGTGTCT is from Thalassotalea crassostreae and encodes:
- a CDS encoding tetratricopeptide repeat protein, which codes for MKIYLMLSVVMFTAISGCSSTPEQTVKTDNELLYIDNAFAQYQTFDVPTEEEIFALDESMKDFVTNSLIVEEDPNIRATLLLNKLFSRTTYNLQYRYGANLTASQAFKQYEANCLSLTILAYALAREANLQVRFQEILIPEYWVREGGYNMLTRHVNLKVIGDSKTPYRVLVGQKETIIDFDPYTTKKHFRKKIIARDRVVAMFYNNIGAQALANGQYDEAYAYFKASLLKDDEYSAAWSNLGYLYKSVGLDKVAEQAYLSAVNYNHNNFNAWSNLEILVKSQGRIEESDSIKKFLYSHRVRNPYYHALLGEEAYFNGNYKQSIKHYNKAKRIEPEEHEFYFGLSRSFYMLGEYDKAESNLAKAQNKANFKDIKEKYRSKLNLLSKL
- the alr gene encoding alanine racemase, with product MARPTKALISKSAIIHNFNVVQQFAPHSKNLAIVKANAYGHGSIVVANILNPLVNAFGVSCIEEALEIRNAGVDKPILLLEGVFSKDEIAVAADNDFWIMISNQLQSKWLVESRISKAINVWLKVDTGMHRLGLMNEEAIKVYAELNNSNNVNEGIVLATHFSSADEQDYQDTKIQIQKFKQVQSSLINHLNSDAKIQCSVANSAAIMAWPDSRLEWNRPGFMLYGNSPLLSESNYADKLKPAMTMQSEIISIRSIEKGESVGYNKVWTAERQSKIATVAIGYGDGYPQSAKSGTPTLVNGVIAPLAGKVSMDMITIDVTDISNVSVGATVILWGEGLSVNEVAKCSNTSGYEILARLPNRTPTVLVE
- a CDS encoding aminotransferase class IV encodes the protein MSIVFLNNEFMPMEEAKISPMDRGFLFGDGIYEVVPSYDGKLVGFGPHVARMQEGLSLIDIKLNWSTQQWRDVVEQLIEKNGAGNLGIYLHVSRGTDSKRYHAYPENVTPTVYAFTFEIPQAAVADKTKAKKYSVNSNTDLRWKRCHIKSTALLGNVMHFQQGHSAGCNETILFNDNDELTEASSCNAYIVKDGIIATPPLDHQILPGITRLILLDILAKDGSLTVEERIVTRKEVESADEIWLTSSSKEIAPVTILDGKPVGSGEIGDVWLAAQSLYSLGKYNY